The Nocardia vinacea genome contains the following window.
GCCTCGGTTTCGACGGTTATCGCGAACTCCGCGTGGAGTCTGCGCCAAGCGGGGGGCGCCACGGCGGTCAATTCGGCGACAATGCGCGCCACGACATCCGGCGAATCCTCCTCGGCGAGTGCGATATCGGACGCATCGGCGGTGTCGGCGACCTCGTCACCGTGCTGCTCGACGCCGTCGTCCGGCAACTGCTCGCCCGAACCCGCTAGGGTGAACGCGACGTCCGGCGCTTGCGGCTGGTCGTCGGGATCTTGGTCGCGCTGCCCCGTCATTCGATGCGAAACCTTTCCACCATTGCCGTTCTCCTCGCCCGAACCAGCGAAATCCAGTGGCGTGACCCAAATCTCCGACCCACGCATGCAGACAAAGAGAATGCGATCGCCCGACTTGCCCGGTTATGATCGCGCTGTGCTGTCAGGTTAATCCGACGCAAGCCCGCCGGCGGTTCGAAAGTCTCGAACTTTGCATTCCTTTGAGTTGAGTAACAGCAACTCGATTCGGCACCGAACCTCAAACAATCGTATTCCTTCCAGACCGAGGAAGGTGGCACCGCCCTTGAAGTCTACGAGCACCAGATTCACCAGATCCGGCGAGTGCGTGGCAACAAGCGAAAGTACCAGTGTGCGGAGGAATTCCGACTTACCGGATCCGGTTGCACCGATGCACAGGCCGTGCGGGCCCATACCGCTCTCGGCGGATACCTTGATGTCGATTTCGACCGGCGTGCCGTCGGGGGTGACGCCGATCGGCACGCGCAGCCGCTCCCTGTCGTTGCGTGGGCGCCACACCACCATCGGGTCGATCTGCGCGGCGTCGGAAATCCGCAGCAGGGCCATGAGGCCCGGATCGGTGCGGGTTTCGTCGCCGAGGCTCATCATCTGGGCAGCGGTCGCGATGCGATACCGCGCCAGATCCCGAGCCAAGGCCGCGGCTTCGGCACCGGTCACCGCATCCGCGGTGGCGAACCCCCGCCGCGGATTTCGCGGCGACCATGCCGCCATCGACCACGAGTTGCAGGCCGCGGCGCACGGCGAGACCGGTCTGCGGTGCGGTGAGGTCGAGCACTGTCACCGAGTCGGGGCCCGCGTCGCTCACGATCCGTTCGGAACCGCTGACATATCCGTCGTCGATGACGACGAGCAGGCGGATCCGGCCCGGAGTCGGCTGAGCGTTGCGTGTGAACCGGCCGCACTCGAGTAGCTCGGCCGCCATCGAGGTCTCCAACTCGGCCAGCGATTGGTAGACCATCCGCGCCTTACCCATCCCGTCCCGAGCCACCGCATGCTGTACATGCGGAAGCCACTTCGCCCACGACCACGCGGGAGCATCGGGATCGGCACAAATGATCGCCACCGCCACGGGCCTGCGCTCCCACATCCGTCTGCCGCCGACGACCGACTGTAGATCGGCGGGTTCCGGATGGCTCCACAATAGGGCGGCCAGCTGTCCCTGCCCGGTCTTGCGCACATCGCGGCGCATCTGCTCCAGATAGCGGAAGTAGTCCTTGCGTTCCTCGTTGAGTTCGGCCGCCCGCTGCCCTCCGCCGCCGGTCCGATATCCCGCCATCATGCAGACCATCGACATCAGCATCATCACTGGGAACATCAACATGTACGGATTGGCCAGCAGGTTGCGGCCCATCATGGCCATCATGCCGATGACGGCGACCACCATAACGAGTGGCATCAGTTTGACCAGCATGCCCGCCGGTATCTGCCGCGGAATCTCCGGCGGCGCGGAGAGTGCGACCTCGCCGCCCGCCGCGCGCGGCGGGGGAATCCGTGGTCGGCGGACAAAGCCTTCGGTAGCCATTGGTATGTAATCCGGGTAGCGACTCAGCAACCGCGCGGGTTGCTCGCCGATCCAGTCCCCGAGATGAGACCGGCACAGGCAAATTCCCGGATTTCATACATTTCGTCAACGGCAGCCGACCCGGCTCGTGCCACGAGAACTCCCTTTCGAAGACCAACTGCAAACTGATCACAGCAGCAGTTGGTAACTATTAGATAACAAAACATCCCGATGCGGGCAATCGACCGACTTCTTACACTCTGTTGAGATTTGCCGAGTGCGACATTCCGAACGTCACGACACATAAAGCAGGCATGTCTCCGACACAGCACGACGCCACCACAACCAACCAGCCCGGCGACACTGGACACCACCGACCTGCACATGCCGGCTGTTGACATGCCCCTGCCGACGAGTTGGAATGACCTGCACTGTGTGAAGGGGCGACCCGGCGGCAACCGTTGTCCGCCGCATCACCCTGCGGGACCGAGATAGTCAGGAGCGCGATCGATGTCTGACAGCGCTCGTGATTGTCGGCGCGGCGGAGACGGCCGCGCGATGCTCAGCCGTCGGTCGCTTTTCGCGCTCACCGCGGTGTTCGCGGTATCCGGCTGCGGGGATGACCCGCCGACGGTCCGCCTCGGCGCCGCGCGGGTCGGCGGCCTGTTCTACGAGATCGCCGAGTTGCTCGCCGCCGCGGCCGCCGAGGCGGGCACGGTTCGGATCGAGCCGGTTGCCACGGCCGGATCCCAGATGAACCTTGATCGGCTCGCGCGCGGCGAGATCGATATCGCGCTCTCCCTTGCGGATACGGCACACGCCCGGGCTACCGACGCGCTCGCGATCGGTCGATTGTACGAGGCGTATCTGTATCTGGCCGTACGTCCCGACAGCCCGATCCAGCGGGTCGAAGACCTGCGCGGAATGCGCGTCGATCTGGGTGTTGCCGGCTCCGGCGCGACGCTGACCGCCGAACGAATGCTCCGGACAGCGGGCCTCGACCCGGCCTTCGACATGACGATCAGCAACCGACAGTTGTCCGATGCGGCACCGAAGCTGTACGCGGGCGAGGTGGACGCGATCCTTTGGGGCGGTGGCGTGCCGACACCCGGCGCCGATATCCCAGCGCGCATGCGATTGATCGGTACCGGCGATCTGGCCGCCGCGATGACCGAGCGGTACGGCTACGCATACGACCGCATGATCATCCCCGAGAACGCCTATCCCGGCAGTCCCGCCGTGGGCACCGTCGGCGTTCCCAACCTACTACTGGCTTCCCCGCGGCTCGCCTATTCCGCGGTGTCGGCGGTTACCGAGCTGCTGCTGCGCTATGCCGACCGCGTGGTACCCGAGCAAGCGCTGGGCATCCATTTCCTGGATCGACGCTGGCTGGCGGGAACCGGCAACATTCCGATGCATCCCGCCGCGATGGAAACCCTGCGCGACTGGCACGGCTGACCGAATCCAGGCTTTCACGTCGACCTCGACGAATGCTCTGAATATTCATTGGAATGCACGGGGGGCGGATTATTCGACTATCCGTTCCCACGCCACACTATTAGAGCAAGTGGCAATTCCACCAAATTATTGCAAACAATCCATTGGAGCAATCGATATCCCGGCGAGCGGGCGGGGGTCCACGACGATCACCGAAGCGGAAGGGCTGCAGCGACCGTCGCGCAGGGGGCTCGCCGGTCTATCGGAGACACCATCAGGTGCCGAGATCAATTGTCGCACAACATAAATATCCCCACAATGATCGAAGGTCAAGACAATGTAAAGTATTCAAATACAGGTTGCGGGGACGTGAGAACCCAAATATGTATTAACAATGTCCGCGACATTACCGCACGGTGGCGCATGCACTGCCGTCGACTCGTCCCACCCGCACGCCGGGTCCGGGCAGTTGGCGAGTACGGCGCAGCCGTCCACCGTGCCGACCTCCGGCGCACTGCAGTCGGATCGGAGAAACCCGTGAAATGCGGAGATTCGGCCCCGGCAAGTAAAGACAAAACAATCACTTTGCCCGACGGCCAACATCCCGATCCCGCCATGGGGGATGATCTGCATGTGCGACTAGCAGTAGTGGAAGACGATGACGAGGTCGGGGACGCTCTGGTGGAGGTCCTTACCGACCACGGGTTCGTCGCTGAACGCAAGACCCGAGGCGCGGACATCCTGCTCGGCCACCGTCAGTTCGACGCGGTCATCCTCGATCTCGGACTGCCGGACGGTGACGGCCTGCATGTGCTGCGCCAATTGCGGGAGGTGAGCACGGTGCCCGTCGTGATACTGACCGCTCGCGACGACGAGCGCACCGTGGTACGAGGCCTGCGCAACGGCGCCGACGACTACATCGTCAAGCCACCGCGCATCCCTGAGTTGGTCGCCCGGCTCGAGGCTGTAACCCGCCGCGCCAGCACCGCCATCGGCCAAGAGTCGGCGGTGATCGTGACCGACGACGTCCGAGTAGATCTGGCCGCACGGGAGGTCGAAGTCGGCGGCGAGCTGGTTGTCCTGACCCAGAAGGAATTCGACCTTGTCGAAACGCTCGTCGAGCGGCCGGGTTCCGCGGTCAGCCGGGAAGCTCTGATGGACAAGGTCTGGGGCGACGCCTTTATGGCCGTGTCGCGTTCGCTGGATGTGCACATCTCGACGCTGCGCCAAAAGCTCGGCAAGCCAGGCCTTATCACGACCATCCGCGGCTACGGCTATCGCTGGGGCAAGTGACGGGCTGACGACTTGCGACGACGGCTGCTGGTAGCGCTGCTGCTCTTCGCCGCGCTCGCGGTCAACGCGCTCGCGGTTCCCTTGGCGGCGAGCGTATCCACCTCCCGAACCCAACAGCTGTGGCTGAGCCGGTACGTCTACGCGGGATGGTTCGCGGAGCTCACCAAAGATGCCTTCGCGACCGGCAACCGCGAGGCACTGGTCGAGGAGATGGAACGATACCGAACGCTCTACGGCGAAAGCGTGCTCGTGGTCGACGCCGGCGGCGCCGAGTATGCCAATACCGGTATCGATACCCGTGACGCCACGGTGCTCGACACGCTCACCACGGTCCGTAGCAACCGGCAGGCGACCCAGCCGCCACACCGGTTACGCACCTGGGATCCGGACACGATAATTGTCGGTGCCCCGGTCGGCAGCGGCATCCACGTCGACGGTGCGGTGGTCATCGAGGCCTCGACGGTGCGCGCCAAAGCGGAGATCGCCGACTATTGGGCACTGATCGCGGTCGGCGCGTCGACCGCACTGGCGGTGTTCACCGGGCTGGCCTTGGCGCTGAGCCGATGGGTACTACGGCCGCTGGCCCAACTGTCGGATTCGCTCGCCACACTCACCGAGACATTGCCGAAACCGGCACCCAGCGACGACCCGCCCACATCGATCGCCCGGCATTATGGCGGTCCACCCGAGGTTCGCGAACTCGCGCAGTCCTTCGACGCCATGGCGACCGCGGTCTCGGATTCTGTCCAATCACAACGGCAATTGGTGGCCGACACGGCCCACGCCATCCGCAATCCACTGGCCGCACTCGCCATCAGATTGCAGGCATTGGAGCGAGTAATACCGGAGCAGGCGCACAACTCATTCC
Protein-coding sequences here:
- a CDS encoding TAXI family TRAP transporter solute-binding subunit, which codes for MSDSARDCRRGGDGRAMLSRRSLFALTAVFAVSGCGDDPPTVRLGAARVGGLFYEIAELLAAAAAEAGTVRIEPVATAGSQMNLDRLARGEIDIALSLADTAHARATDALAIGRLYEAYLYLAVRPDSPIQRVEDLRGMRVDLGVAGSGATLTAERMLRTAGLDPAFDMTISNRQLSDAAPKLYAGEVDAILWGGGVPTPGADIPARMRLIGTGDLAAAMTERYGYAYDRMIIPENAYPGSPAVGTVGVPNLLLASPRLAYSAVSAVTELLLRYADRVVPEQALGIHFLDRRWLAGTGNIPMHPAAMETLRDWHG
- a CDS encoding response regulator transcription factor — translated: MRLAVVEDDDEVGDALVEVLTDHGFVAERKTRGADILLGHRQFDAVILDLGLPDGDGLHVLRQLREVSTVPVVILTARDDERTVVRGLRNGADDYIVKPPRIPELVARLEAVTRRASTAIGQESAVIVTDDVRVDLAAREVEVGGELVVLTQKEFDLVETLVERPGSAVSREALMDKVWGDAFMAVSRSLDVHISTLRQKLGKPGLITTIRGYGYRWGK
- a CDS encoding HAMP domain-containing sensor histidine kinase encodes the protein MRRRLLVALLLFAALAVNALAVPLAASVSTSRTQQLWLSRYVYAGWFAELTKDAFATGNREALVEEMERYRTLYGESVLVVDAGGAEYANTGIDTRDATVLDTLTTVRSNRQATQPPHRLRTWDPDTIIVGAPVGSGIHVDGAVVIEASTVRAKAEIADYWALIAVGASTALAVFTGLALALSRWVLRPLAQLSDSLATLTETLPKPAPSDDPPTSIARHYGGPPEVRELAQSFDAMATAVSDSVQSQRQLVADTAHAIRNPLAALAIRLQALERVIPEQAHNSFRRASSQVDRLTAILDGLLKLTVAETPVGFDPAQSDSHWPDQCNVAQVVTDRIEEWQVAFDDAHMTLSTIPSEPVIEAAVPADALEQILDITLSNSCRYAGAGANTEVRIQGGQTWITISVIDNGIGVSENELDKLTTRFYRGASAATGGSGLGLPIALALAQRFQGEILIGSADPHGLHVAVRLPVVKK